One genomic segment of Actinoplanes ianthinogenes includes these proteins:
- a CDS encoding putative bifunctional diguanylate cyclase/phosphodiesterase — MTTRAARASFGVWILALVGLYYAFPDAHLYTWALLGYSSAAAILVGVRLYRPVQRLPWYLISAALAFFTTGDSWYNLIIAVGEQPGFPAFNDVFYLLVYPLLTAAFLMFIRARRGRGDNRAALLDALVPTVGLGLLAWVYWIAPFTRAEDLSVLEKVVSVGYPLGDVLALAMILRMFTATGKRPAALGGFGLAMVGLLISDICYGQSQLRSDWTLGGPVDLGWIVFYATMGYTALRPSMRELTEPAKRARAEMGRHRLVWLTAAALIAPAVLCFEDIQGRPAEIVRGGIVDAPIIAAAAAVMFLLVLARVADLALAQRQSLARERALREAGSLLFAASTERDVIAALRQAIGRLMPPGEAYHLVLPPQVPGTAEVAVHWRAAEDLPVGIDAGGFPLVLFATQPVPGGKRHGQLILGAAEDVLHMVRPSLETLGAQIAVVLERIALTAEVNQRDSEAYFRTLIQSAADVILIIGEDDTVRYASPSATSMFGAIIPAGTPFAALITEDAQDALRDVLRRLRRGHGELSGVELTARGAGRRRVLIDCDMRNHQDDPTVNGLVVTLRDVTEQRRLEDDLTHQAFHDSLTGLANRVLFRNRLEQAFMVASRDGATLGVLFVDLDDFKEVNDTLGHAVGDQLLVAVAQRISAIIGAGSTAARMGGDEFAILVEQSNSAEAAEDVATRIVAELEAPVEVTDGEGGLHAVSGKVSIGVATNRDAENATELLRHADLALYLAKGMGKAGWQRYQSDLAHAMVQRLELRTQLHEAIEDEQFVLQYQPIVELVDQRVTGVEALVRWQHPTRGLLGPFHFVEAAEENGTIIGIGGWVMREALRQFAAWKAADPDTSLRYISVNVSPRQFLAPDFVEQVRSALAAAGARPEWLLLEVTESLVLKDAAKVVQDLRALRALGVRVAIDDFGTGYSSLSYLRQMPVDVLKLDKSFIDDILTSRQQHALVDAIVTLAGNLDLAVVAEGIEEAGQRVALDTMGCQYGQGYHFAKPLWPTEIPALIEATRPAALLA, encoded by the coding sequence ATGACGACGCGAGCCGCTCGCGCGTCCTTCGGCGTCTGGATCCTGGCGCTGGTCGGCCTCTACTACGCGTTCCCGGACGCGCACCTGTACACCTGGGCGCTGCTCGGCTACTCGTCGGCCGCCGCGATCCTGGTGGGGGTCCGCCTCTATCGGCCCGTCCAGCGCCTTCCGTGGTATCTCATCAGCGCCGCGCTGGCCTTCTTCACCACCGGCGACAGCTGGTACAACCTGATCATCGCGGTCGGCGAGCAGCCCGGCTTCCCCGCTTTCAACGACGTCTTCTACCTGCTCGTCTATCCGCTGCTGACCGCCGCGTTCCTGATGTTCATCCGCGCCCGCCGGGGCCGCGGGGACAACCGGGCGGCGCTGCTCGACGCGCTCGTCCCGACCGTCGGCCTGGGCCTGCTGGCCTGGGTGTACTGGATCGCCCCGTTCACCCGCGCGGAGGACCTCTCGGTCCTGGAGAAGGTCGTCTCGGTCGGCTACCCGCTCGGCGACGTGCTGGCTCTGGCGATGATCCTGCGGATGTTCACCGCCACCGGCAAGCGCCCGGCCGCGCTCGGCGGCTTCGGCCTGGCCATGGTCGGCCTGCTCATCTCGGACATCTGCTACGGCCAGTCCCAGCTGCGCAGCGACTGGACGCTGGGCGGCCCGGTCGACCTGGGCTGGATCGTGTTCTACGCGACCATGGGCTACACCGCGCTGCGTCCGTCGATGCGGGAGCTCACCGAGCCGGCCAAGCGCGCCCGCGCGGAGATGGGCCGGCACCGGCTGGTCTGGCTGACCGCGGCGGCGCTGATCGCCCCGGCGGTGCTCTGCTTCGAGGACATCCAGGGCCGGCCGGCCGAGATCGTCCGCGGCGGCATCGTCGACGCGCCGATCATCGCGGCCGCCGCCGCCGTGATGTTCCTGCTGGTGCTGGCCCGGGTCGCGGACCTGGCGCTGGCCCAGCGGCAGAGCCTCGCCCGGGAGCGGGCGCTGCGCGAGGCCGGCTCGCTGCTGTTCGCGGCCAGCACCGAGCGGGACGTGATCGCGGCACTCCGGCAGGCCATCGGCCGCCTGATGCCGCCCGGCGAGGCGTACCACCTGGTGCTGCCGCCGCAGGTGCCGGGCACTGCCGAGGTGGCCGTGCACTGGCGGGCCGCCGAGGACCTGCCGGTCGGCATCGACGCGGGCGGGTTCCCGCTGGTCCTGTTCGCCACCCAGCCGGTGCCCGGCGGCAAGCGGCACGGTCAGCTGATTCTCGGCGCCGCCGAGGACGTGCTGCACATGGTGCGCCCGTCGCTGGAGACCCTCGGCGCCCAGATCGCCGTGGTGCTGGAACGGATCGCGCTGACCGCCGAGGTGAACCAGCGCGACAGCGAGGCGTACTTCCGTACGCTGATCCAGAGCGCCGCCGACGTCATCCTGATCATCGGCGAGGACGACACCGTCCGGTACGCCAGCCCGTCGGCCACCTCGATGTTCGGCGCGATCATCCCGGCCGGCACCCCGTTCGCCGCGCTGATCACCGAGGACGCCCAGGACGCGCTGCGGGACGTGCTGCGCCGGCTCCGCCGCGGGCACGGTGAGCTGAGTGGTGTCGAGCTGACCGCGCGGGGCGCCGGCCGCCGCCGGGTGCTGATCGACTGCGACATGCGCAACCACCAGGACGACCCGACCGTCAACGGCCTGGTGGTCACGCTGCGCGACGTCACCGAGCAGCGCCGCCTCGAGGACGACCTCACCCACCAGGCGTTCCACGACTCGCTGACCGGGCTGGCCAACCGGGTGCTGTTCCGCAACCGCCTGGAGCAGGCCTTCATGGTCGCCTCCCGGGACGGCGCCACGCTCGGCGTGCTCTTCGTCGACCTGGACGACTTCAAGGAGGTCAACGACACCCTCGGGCACGCCGTCGGCGACCAGCTGCTGGTCGCCGTGGCCCAGCGGATCTCGGCGATCATCGGGGCCGGCAGCACCGCGGCCCGGATGGGCGGCGACGAGTTCGCCATCCTGGTCGAGCAGAGCAACAGCGCCGAGGCGGCCGAGGACGTCGCGACCCGGATCGTCGCGGAGCTGGAGGCGCCCGTCGAGGTGACCGACGGCGAGGGCGGCCTGCACGCGGTCAGCGGCAAGGTCAGCATCGGCGTCGCCACCAACCGGGACGCGGAGAACGCCACCGAGCTACTGCGGCACGCCGACCTGGCGCTCTACCTGGCCAAGGGGATGGGCAAGGCCGGCTGGCAGCGGTACCAGAGCGACCTGGCGCACGCCATGGTGCAGCGCCTGGAGTTGCGTACCCAGCTGCACGAGGCGATCGAGGACGAGCAGTTCGTGCTGCAGTACCAGCCGATCGTCGAGCTCGTCGACCAGCGGGTCACCGGCGTCGAGGCGCTGGTCCGCTGGCAGCACCCGACCCGCGGGCTGCTCGGCCCGTTCCACTTCGTCGAGGCCGCCGAGGAGAACGGCACGATCATCGGGATCGGCGGCTGGGTGATGCGCGAGGCGCTGCGCCAGTTCGCCGCGTGGAAGGCCGCCGACCCGGACACCTCGCTGCGCTACATCAGCGTCAACGTGTCGCCGCGGCAGTTCCTCGCCCCGGACTTCGTCGAGCAGGTCCGCTCGGCGCTGGCCGCGGCCGGTGCCCGGCCGGAGTGGCTGCTGCTGGAGGTCACCGAGAGCCTGGTGCTCAAGGACGCCGCCAAGGTGGTCCAGGACCTGCGCGCGTTGCGCGCCCTGGGGGTCCGGGTCGCGATCGACGACTTCGGTACGGGCTACAGCTCCCTGAGCTACTTGCGGCAGATGCCGGTGGACGTGCTTAAGCTGGACAAATCGTTCATCGACGACATCTTGACCAGCCGCCAGCAGCACGCCCTGGTCGACGCGATCGTCACGCTCGCCGGGAATCTGGACCTCGCCGTCGTCGCCGAGGGCATCGAGGAGGCCGGGCAGCGGGTCGCCCTGGACACCATGGGCTGCCAGTACGGTCAGGGCTACCACTTCGCGAAGCCGCTGTGGCCGACGGAGATCCCGGCGCTGATCGAGGCGACCCGGCCGGCGGCGCTGCTCG
- a CDS encoding alkaline phosphatase family protein — translation MSLRRIGIALASLALLGTGLTAASPQAQAATTVPAFDHIVLVMFENKATSQITASSASYFTSLASQGAKFTQSYAITHPSQPNYIALFSGGTQGVTNDNCPKTFSTGNLGAQLIAAGKTFKGYSEAMPSDGYTGCSSGTYRRKHNSWVDFSTVPAASNVRFSTFPTDYTKLPTVAFVTPDMCNDMHDCSIGTGNTWLKNNLDGYAQWAKTHNSLLIVTFDEDNSLSLNHIYTAFVGANVKAGSYSEKITHYTVLRTIETAYGLSALGGAAGVSPITDVWQ, via the coding sequence ATGTCCCTTCGGCGTATCGGGATCGCACTCGCGTCCCTCGCTCTCCTCGGCACCGGCCTCACCGCCGCGTCGCCCCAGGCCCAGGCCGCCACCACGGTCCCGGCGTTCGACCACATCGTCCTGGTGATGTTCGAGAACAAGGCGACCTCCCAGATCACCGCGTCCTCGGCGTCCTACTTCACCTCGCTCGCGTCCCAGGGTGCCAAGTTCACCCAGTCGTACGCGATCACCCACCCCAGCCAGCCCAACTACATCGCCCTGTTCTCCGGCGGCACCCAGGGCGTCACCAACGACAACTGCCCGAAGACGTTCAGCACCGGCAACCTCGGCGCCCAGCTGATCGCGGCCGGCAAGACGTTCAAGGGGTACTCCGAGGCGATGCCGTCGGACGGCTACACCGGCTGCTCCAGCGGCACGTACCGGCGCAAGCACAACAGCTGGGTCGACTTCAGCACGGTGCCGGCCGCCAGCAACGTCCGGTTCAGCACCTTCCCGACGGACTACACCAAGCTGCCGACCGTGGCGTTCGTGACCCCGGACATGTGCAACGACATGCACGACTGCTCGATCGGCACCGGCAACACCTGGCTCAAGAACAACCTCGACGGGTACGCCCAGTGGGCCAAGACCCACAACAGCCTGCTGATCGTGACGTTCGACGAGGACAACTCGCTCTCGCTCAACCACATCTACACCGCGTTCGTCGGCGCGAACGTCAAGGCCGGCTCGTACTCCGAGAAGATCACGCACTACACCGTGCTGCGCACCATCGAGACCGCGTACGGCCTGTCCGCCCTGGGCGGCGCCGCCGGCGTCTCGCCGATCACCGACGTCTGGCAGTAA
- a CDS encoding MFS transporter, whose translation MDRPAVGRTDRTRRVAGTVLALGTVSLITDVSSEMVSAILPLYLIAGLGLSPAVYGLIDGLYTGATALLRLVGGYVADRARRRKAVAGIGYGLSAFMKFALLAAGTSVPWLSAAIVADRAGKGLRTAPRDALITLSTPSESLGRAFGVHRAMDTAGAFAGPLVALAVLAASGQAYDAVFVVSGCVALIGVLVLVLFVRDQRGPRPPATTVSLPAAAALLRRRPIRMLLAAAVLLGLSTIGDGFVYLLLQRQENLATGWFPLLAVGTSLTYLTLAVPFGNLADRIGRAPVVLGGYAALLAVYVTLGSGFGGPVTVIVVLFLYGGYYAATDGVLMALAGPLLPAELRTTGLGLIQTGQALAYLVSSVLFGLAWQRWDGIGAIRATAVLAALTLTVAAVLLRSVRRVGDPVG comes from the coding sequence GTGGACCGACCGGCCGTCGGCCGGACCGACCGCACCCGGCGTGTCGCCGGCACGGTCCTCGCCCTCGGCACGGTCAGCCTGATCACCGACGTGTCCAGCGAGATGGTCTCGGCGATCCTGCCGCTGTACCTGATCGCCGGACTGGGGCTCAGTCCCGCCGTCTATGGGCTGATCGACGGCCTCTACACCGGGGCGACCGCCCTGCTGCGCCTGGTCGGCGGCTACGTCGCCGACCGGGCGCGGCGCCGCAAGGCCGTCGCCGGGATCGGCTACGGACTTTCCGCGTTCATGAAGTTCGCTCTGCTCGCGGCCGGCACCTCGGTGCCCTGGCTGAGCGCCGCGATCGTCGCCGACCGGGCCGGCAAGGGTCTGCGCACCGCACCCCGCGACGCGCTGATCACCCTGTCCACGCCATCCGAGAGCCTGGGGCGCGCGTTCGGCGTGCATCGCGCGATGGACACCGCGGGCGCCTTCGCCGGACCGCTGGTGGCGCTCGCCGTGCTGGCCGCCTCCGGGCAGGCCTACGACGCGGTGTTCGTGGTCAGCGGCTGCGTCGCCCTGATCGGCGTGCTGGTCCTGGTGCTCTTCGTCCGCGATCAGCGGGGCCCGCGCCCGCCCGCCACCACGGTGAGCCTGCCCGCGGCGGCCGCCCTGCTGCGCCGCCGGCCGATCCGGATGCTGCTGGCCGCCGCGGTGCTGCTGGGGCTGAGCACGATCGGCGACGGCTTCGTCTACCTGCTCCTGCAGCGGCAGGAGAACCTGGCCACCGGCTGGTTCCCGCTGCTCGCGGTCGGGACCAGCCTGACCTATCTGACCCTGGCGGTGCCGTTCGGCAACCTCGCCGACCGGATCGGGCGCGCCCCGGTCGTGCTCGGCGGCTACGCCGCCCTCCTGGCCGTCTATGTGACGCTCGGGTCCGGGTTCGGCGGCCCGGTCACGGTGATCGTCGTTCTCTTTCTGTACGGCGGGTACTACGCGGCGACGGATGGCGTGCTGATGGCGCTCGCCGGTCCGTTGCTCCCCGCCGAGCTGCGCACCACCGGGCTCGGACTGATCCAGACCGGTCAGGCGCTGGCGTACCTGGTGTCGTCGGTGCTGTTCGGGCTGGCCTGGCAGCGGTGGGACGGGATCGGGGCGATCCGGGCGACGGCGGTGCTCGCGGCACTGACCCTGACGGTGGCGGCGGTGCTGCTCCGCTCGGTCCGGCGGGTCGGTGATCCGGTTGGGTGA
- a CDS encoding PRC-barrel domain-containing protein, whose protein sequence is MFPAENLRDWRGHKVIDPAGDKIGELEAVYVDTASDEPSFITVRVGFIGRHRLVFAPLTGATVKPDALRVQYAKQLVGDAPAIDLDGELAATDEPRIFAHYGLPYVPGSGGERRLARR, encoded by the coding sequence ATGTTCCCGGCGGAGAACCTGCGTGACTGGCGCGGCCACAAGGTCATCGACCCGGCCGGCGACAAGATCGGCGAGCTGGAGGCGGTCTACGTCGACACGGCCTCCGACGAGCCGTCCTTCATCACCGTGCGGGTCGGCTTCATCGGCCGGCACCGCCTCGTCTTCGCGCCGCTGACCGGCGCCACCGTGAAACCCGACGCGCTGCGTGTGCAGTACGCCAAGCAGCTGGTCGGCGACGCGCCCGCGATCGACCTCGACGGGGAGCTGGCGGCGACGGACGAGCCGCGGATCTTCGCGCACTACGGTCTGCCGTACGTGCCGGGCTCCGGCGGCGAGCGTCGCCTCGCCCGTCGCTGA
- a CDS encoding DUF6401 family natural product biosynthesis protein, with protein MELDQRDQVVLAEGARLALDRWSRRLGAPAAQPGLLALLDRHAARIREALGGRVDAVNLAAYADGVADTAAARGWTLPDGGVIDWRQAPWPAVHLLAVCRLAQ; from the coding sequence ATGGAGCTCGATCAACGCGACCAGGTGGTGCTCGCCGAGGGCGCTCGCCTGGCTCTCGACCGGTGGAGCCGCCGGCTCGGCGCGCCCGCGGCGCAGCCCGGTCTGCTGGCGTTGCTGGACCGGCACGCGGCGCGGATCCGGGAGGCGCTCGGCGGGCGGGTGGATGCGGTGAACCTCGCGGCGTACGCGGACGGGGTCGCGGACACGGCGGCCGCGCGCGGGTGGACGCTGCCGGACGGCGGTGTCATCGACTGGCGGCAGGCGCCGTGGCCGGCCGTGCATCTGCTGGCCGTGTGCCGCCTCGCCCAGTAA
- a CDS encoding DUF2382 domain-containing protein: MITQENIHTLQGTTVYDRDGDKIGSAGQVWTDAAGLPTWISVRTGLFGLHESLIPLQDADLQGDRLVVPFEKAKVKEAPNVDADHDEPLTQDEVDQLYAYYGLSHHDSYRSYQAGATAAGEHFTGAEGGDRPRHTDYELGAGQGDGHYRTGDDAMTRSEERLDVGTEREEAGRARLRKYVVTEQEQVSVPVTREEVRLEREPVTGANRDEAYRGRDLTESEHEVTLHAERPVVNTETVPVERVHLGKETVTEEQTVGGEVRKERIEADLPGEESRRRLG; encoded by the coding sequence GTGATCACGCAGGAGAACATCCACACACTGCAAGGCACCACCGTCTACGACCGGGACGGCGACAAGATCGGTTCGGCCGGCCAGGTGTGGACCGACGCGGCCGGCCTGCCCACCTGGATCAGCGTGCGCACCGGACTGTTCGGGCTGCACGAGTCGCTGATCCCGCTGCAGGACGCCGACCTCCAGGGCGACCGCCTGGTCGTGCCGTTCGAGAAGGCCAAGGTCAAGGAGGCGCCGAACGTGGACGCCGACCACGACGAGCCGCTCACCCAGGACGAGGTGGACCAGCTCTACGCCTACTACGGCCTGAGCCACCACGACAGCTACCGGTCCTACCAGGCCGGCGCGACCGCGGCCGGCGAGCACTTCACCGGCGCCGAGGGCGGCGACCGGCCCCGGCACACCGACTACGAGCTCGGCGCCGGTCAGGGCGACGGGCACTACCGGACCGGCGACGACGCGATGACCCGCTCCGAGGAGCGGCTGGACGTCGGCACCGAGCGGGAGGAGGCCGGCCGGGCCCGGCTGCGCAAGTACGTGGTCACCGAGCAGGAGCAGGTGAGCGTGCCGGTCACCCGCGAGGAGGTCCGCCTGGAGCGGGAGCCGGTCACCGGCGCCAACCGCGACGAGGCCTACCGTGGCCGGGACCTGACCGAGTCCGAGCACGAGGTGACGCTGCACGCGGAGCGCCCGGTGGTGAACACCGAGACCGTTCCGGTGGAGCGGGTGCACCTCGGCAAGGAGACGGTCACCGAGGAGCAGACCGTGGGCGGCGAGGTCCGCAAGGAGCGGATCGAGGCCGACCTGCCCGGCGAGGAGAGCCGCCGCCGGCTCGGCTGA
- a CDS encoding 5'-3' exonuclease, translating to MTRPLLAVDAPSLYFRAFHGIPEKAAQTEAGEPVNAIRGFLDMIAQLVRTRRPDRLVCALDADWRPAWRVELIPSYKKHRVAHGDVEEVPASLERQVPVLLEVLAAIGIPAFGVPGYEADDVLGTLAATQAAPVEVVSGDRDLFQLVDDARGTRLLYCGRGVAKLEDADEALVQAKYGVQARYYADFAAMRGDPSDGLPGVAGVGEKTAARLIERYGGIAEILAALDDPSSGFAPGVRTKLDVSREYLAKALPVCRVALDVKLPDFEPALPREPRDPEALLALAERWNLAGSARRLVDALAG from the coding sequence GTGACTCGACCACTGCTGGCCGTCGACGCCCCGAGCCTGTATTTCCGCGCGTTCCACGGCATCCCGGAGAAAGCGGCGCAGACCGAGGCCGGGGAGCCGGTCAACGCGATCCGCGGCTTCCTCGACATGATCGCCCAGCTGGTCCGGACCCGGCGGCCGGATCGGCTGGTCTGCGCCCTCGACGCGGACTGGCGGCCGGCGTGGCGTGTCGAGCTCATCCCGTCGTACAAGAAGCATCGGGTCGCCCACGGCGACGTCGAGGAGGTGCCGGCCTCGCTGGAGCGCCAGGTCCCGGTGCTGCTCGAGGTCCTCGCGGCGATCGGCATCCCGGCCTTCGGCGTGCCGGGTTACGAGGCGGACGACGTGCTCGGCACCCTGGCCGCCACCCAGGCCGCCCCGGTCGAGGTGGTCTCCGGCGACCGCGACCTGTTCCAGCTGGTCGACGACGCCCGCGGCACCCGCTTGCTGTATTGCGGTCGTGGCGTCGCCAAGCTGGAGGACGCCGACGAGGCCCTGGTCCAGGCGAAATACGGGGTGCAGGCCCGCTATTACGCGGACTTCGCGGCGATGCGTGGCGACCCGAGCGACGGCCTGCCCGGCGTGGCCGGCGTCGGTGAGAAGACGGCGGCCCGCCTGATCGAGCGCTATGGCGGAATCGCCGAGATCCTGGCCGCCCTCGACGATCCGTCCTCCGGTTTCGCCCCCGGTGTCCGGACGAAACTCGACGTGTCGCGGGAGTACCTGGCGAAAGCGCTCCCGGTCTGCCGGGTTGCCCTGGACGTCAAGCTGCCCGACTTCGAGCCGGCCCTGCCCCGCGAGCCCCGCGACCCGGAGGCGTTGCTGGCGCTCGCCGAGCGGTGGAACCTGGCGGGCTCCGCCCGTCGGCTGGTCGACGCCCTGGCCGGCTGA
- a CDS encoding aldo/keto reductase family protein, giving the protein MDHRRLGRSGLMISEITYGNWLTHGELVGRDSALACIRAALDAGISTFDTADVYALGAAEEVLGEALRPVRRSSVEIATKVCLPTGDGPNDRGLSRKHIMESCHASLRRLGTDYVDLYQAHRFDERTPLDETLIAFDDLVRQGKVLYLGVSEWTAPQIRAALDLAEGIGLRSRIVANQPQYNMLWRVIEPEVLPLCRDEGIGQIVFQPLAQGVLTGKYLPGQPPPEGSRAASGGRAPRFIRRVLGDELLERVQRLRPLAEEAKLSMAQLAIAWTLSQDGISSAIIGATRPEQVTENAAAAGVRLSGELLAEIDGVLGDLVDRDPGKTAQMMSVKAAWHREQE; this is encoded by the coding sequence ATGGATCATCGACGCCTGGGCCGCAGCGGCCTCATGATCAGTGAGATCACCTATGGCAACTGGCTGACGCACGGCGAACTCGTCGGACGTGACTCGGCGCTGGCCTGCATTCGCGCCGCGCTGGATGCTGGCATCTCGACGTTCGACACGGCTGACGTGTACGCCCTCGGTGCGGCCGAGGAGGTTCTCGGTGAGGCGTTGCGCCCGGTGCGCCGGTCCTCGGTGGAGATCGCGACGAAGGTGTGCCTGCCGACCGGCGACGGGCCGAACGACCGGGGCCTGTCCCGCAAGCACATCATGGAGTCGTGTCACGCCTCGCTGCGGCGGCTCGGCACCGACTACGTCGACCTCTACCAGGCTCACCGGTTCGACGAGCGGACTCCGCTGGACGAGACGCTGATCGCGTTCGACGATCTGGTCCGGCAGGGCAAGGTGCTCTACCTGGGCGTCTCCGAGTGGACCGCACCGCAGATCCGGGCCGCGCTCGACCTCGCCGAGGGCATCGGGCTGCGCAGCCGCATCGTCGCCAACCAGCCGCAGTACAACATGCTCTGGCGGGTGATCGAACCGGAGGTCCTGCCGCTCTGCCGCGACGAGGGCATCGGGCAGATCGTGTTCCAGCCGCTCGCCCAAGGTGTGCTGACCGGAAAATACCTGCCCGGGCAGCCCCCGCCGGAGGGCTCGCGTGCCGCGAGCGGCGGCCGCGCGCCGCGGTTCATCCGCAGGGTGCTCGGTGACGAGCTTCTCGAGCGTGTCCAGCGGCTGCGCCCGCTCGCCGAGGAGGCCAAGCTGTCCATGGCCCAGCTCGCGATCGCGTGGACCCTGAGCCAGGACGGGATCAGCTCGGCGATCATCGGGGCGACGCGCCCGGAGCAGGTCACCGAGAACGCTGCGGCGGCCGGCGTCCGTCTCTCCGGCGAGTTGCTCGCCGAGATCGACGGGGTCCTCGGCGACCTGGTGGATCGGGACCCCGGCAAGACCGCCCAGATGATGTCCGTCAAGGCTGCTTGGCATCGCGAGCAGGAGTAG